The Rattus norvegicus strain BN/NHsdMcwi chromosome 2, GRCr8, whole genome shotgun sequence nucleotide sequence AATCTTCctcaagaaaaacaaaggagagaaaggaaagatctTTAAATGGTTGTCTCTGTAGAAAGCCTGGGTCACACCAATTACCTGTCCAGCTGAAGCCAAGGTGATCTGCAATGTAAGCCAGCCTCTCTTCCATCCGCTCCTGCTCATCCTGGGGATCTATAGAAGGTTAAAAATAGAATGGCCAAAGAGTGTCTGGGACAGAAGGGGAACCATAGTACTGATCATCCAAGAAAGGAAGTCACTCGGTCAAATATCTGATAGTCACACAAATCAGCTATCATGGCTTAGGTCATATGAAGTGGTGTGTTTTCTGATTCTGGGATAAAAAGGGAATGAATCCCATGTGGTGATTTGTTGAAACCATCTGCTTCCATATCCCTTTAATGAAGACTTGTAACTGAACAGAGTGTCTAGTTATCTCAGGACTTTCCTTTTGTGATtgtgaaggagaagaggaggaggaagacaaggagaaggaggaaaaggaagaggaggaggaggaaaagaagaagaagaagaagaagaagaagaagaagaagaagaagaagaagaagaagaagaagaagaagaagaagaagaagaagaagaagaggaagaggaagaagaagaagagaagaagaggaggaggaggaggaagaggaggaggaggaggaggaggagaaagtccACCAAAGCACACTCACTTGACATATGAAACACCAGAGAAACCACAGATGGGATACAGAAGTAGAGTAACTGGTTGGACTGTAGTACTCATGTCTATGGAGGTGACCATCACCACCACGTCCTACCTGAAGGAATGCACTAAGAATTATCTTATACCTGGACTTAATCTGAGGCCAGGAACAACAATGTCCTATTGACCTTTGGAAGAAGGCAGGGCAAAGGCACATGAGCTTTGTAGATCCTTGCCAGTGGGACATTTGCTTCTGAGGCAAAGGTTCTGGCTGTCTGTTTCTAAACAAAGTCATGGAGTACACACTCTCACAAACTAGAATTTATCCAATTCCCTTTTAACTGCTGTGGACTGCTGGGTAGCATGTGAAATTCTGCCACCCACATAGGGATAAGTCTTCATTTAGAGACAATGGAAGCCTGAAGGTTACCTCTCAAAGCCACCCATGGtttccttgtttaaaaaaaaaaattcaatcccAAGAGCCATCATTCCCTCACATCATGCAGAGTTTGAGATTTTGTTGTCTGCTGAATCTCACCTGAGTATTTCGCTGTTCATTTTTACCTCAGGTTTGTTGGACTAATTTGGTTCTCATGGATATCGGAAAGCTGACCTCTTCGAATTGAAAAACAGACCCACAATAATTAGAATGTCTGGATGTGAGAAATTGTTTTGAGTAAAGGGCCTCCTAATCATGACAAAGTTGGATGTACCGATTAAagtacacacaaaaaaattaaaaattagagcCAATTGGCCTTGTGCTGTGAAATCCACATTCTTGTGTGTAAAAGCAAATGTATTTAACTGGAGGCTAAGCCTGGAACATCAGAACAACAAAACTCAACGCTTGTATGGCTTTACGTGCAGCAGCCAAAGAAAAGCGAGGGCCCCCGTTGCTTGGTTACGTTTCTGGTTTGGATAAGCATTCTCATTACTCAATCTTGAGATTGTTTCATAGACAAGAATATACagaaaaagcacaaaacacaaaggGCTTACACAAACACATTAACCACTACAGAAAGCTTAAAGAAAATGAGACATAAATCacgaaataaaacaaacattaccAAAAAAAATCTATATCAAATTTATGACATGCGTAGCACAGGGATTCCCAGTGGCTGGCAAATACCTTCAGCTCGGTCATGGCCATTTTCATCAGGGATGCGTTCAATCATAGTCTCAATGGACTCATCCCAAATGGGCCTTGTGTCAAAGATGTCCTCAGGAGCTGAGTGCTCAGTGTCAACAGGTGGCAGATTCTCAATGACTGACACTTCCAGGGCACTGCTACTTTCGTCGTCTGAGGGTGGCTCTTGCTCCCTTTCTGACTGTGTAAGCCTGTCTACTAATTTGGAAGCCTCATCACTAATCTCCTCAAAGAATTCTATGGAGTTCCGGTAAAGGTCAAAGAAGTGCTCCCTACTCTCTCTTGTGGGGCTCGTGCCTGTCCTGCTGGAAGATGAGGTGCTTCTGCTCTTCACCGGCAGTCGGGATGCAAAGAGCTTTGGTTTTGTGGCCCCTTCTTCTGATTCTGACTCAAACCCCTCTGCCCTCTCCctgctctctgtttctgtctcaatgTAACTTCTGGCTTTCACTGGGCATTTGGTCTTAGCATCCAAGGAGCTAGCGTCTGATTCTGACTTGCTTCTACCATCTGGTCCTCGGCTTAACACGTCTTGTCCCTGGGGGACACCTGACTTCTGGAGAGATATGTCTGGATGGGAGGGGTGCCACTCAGTTCTTTGGGGGGGTGCTTTGATGGGGATTTTGGACTTTGGTTTTGCCCCATCCTCCTCACTCTCCCCATCCAGACCAGATGGGAAATCATCAGAAAATGCACTCTCATCCTCTGCAGATGGAGGGGCTGACACTGAAGTGGGGAGAGTCCTGATAGGAATCTGGGGTTTGATTTCAGCAGAAGGCACGTTTTCCATGGGTGCAGTAGGGATCTCAATCACAGACTTCTGTTCCTCGGGAGAAGAATCTGGGGACTCATCATCCCGATCCGAATAAACAGACCTAGTGACAGTGGAGAAGTCCAGCTGACCAACAGGTTCGGGGAAAGTAGGGCAAGATGTCTGCTTCACAGTGCTTAGAGAATCACTCCACTGCATGGTGGCGGGCTCCTCGGCCACTGTGGATACAGCCTCTTTGGTGGGTGTTTCTGTGGAAGCTGAAATTACCACTTTGGAGTCAAGGTCAGCATCCGAGGCGGGTAAATCCTCTATTTCCTCACTTACATCATCAGGAACTAATTCTCCTTCGTCATCCATTGCTTCTTTGGGTCCTGAGAGTTCCAGTGACTCACTAGTAGTCTCCGTCTGTGGAGGCTCAGCCCCAGTGGCCCCTTCCTTCAAGTCTTCAGAGATAGTCTCTTCATTGGAGTCTTGGCCGATTTGGAAGAAGTGCAAACTTTCATCCGCATAGGACCTTTTGGTCATATCAATAGCACCACTTCGGGTCATCTCAAACAGCTTTCCTTCCTGAAAGAGGAATGGATTTTGTTCACTTGTCGGGGTCCCCTCTTCAGTTGGAGTTCTAGCAGGGGTGGTATCAGGGGTGGTGCCCTGTGACTGTCTGTCTACCATCAAACCAAAtatcttctgctcttcctctttCACTCGAGCTTCAAAGGCTGCGTCATCTTCACGTATCTCGCTCCAAGAGTCAGCATCCACATCCGTTTTGGTGATGATGACTTTGCTTACTTGTTCACCAGTCACTACTGGTGCGTTTGGTGTCGTGGGTGCTACAGACAAGGGGGGCTCATCAGACTGCATTGGCCACAGAGCACTTTTTTGCTCACATTCAGTGTCTAGGTCATGGCCCTCACAATTAGATGCTTCACCTGAGTCCGTTCTACTAGAGGAGCTGGTCATTATGACATCCTCAGGAGAGGATCTGATAATAACAGAATACACTTCAGGTGAATGAACAACTGTAGGATGACAGGTATCTGTTTGGAAATTGCTGGGTTCACCAGAGAAAAAGGATGAGGAAGCAACATTTTCATAAGGGCTGGTGATTTGAGGATGAGAATTTTCATCAGTCTCGGCTATATCAGACACTGGACCGTCCATGGCAAACCTTTCTGTGTGAGTTGTAGTAGATGCCTCTTGAGTAGGACAGTCCTCTGACATGCTCTCCAAAACTGGGTCAGTTACTGTGACCTCTACTTTTACAGGGGAAGATGGAGAAGATATTTCTTTAGCTGATTCATTTTCTTCAGGTACCGCACAATGAGACGAAGAAGACAAGGACGAGTGTTCACTGGGAAGACTTGCTTGTGTAGACTCCACTCTGGAAGGATCAAACTCTCTTTCTTCAAGGTCACTTCCATGAGTATCCTGGAGAGCTAGTGAATCGTTATCAATGGCCAGGGGCTTATCAACATCATGACACTCTGGACTCTGAACTCCTAGGGAGACAGGAGTGGCTGAGTTGCTAGGACTCACAGCCTTACAACCATGGCCATCACAGGCTTCTAACTGAGGAGTCTCTCTGTTCAGGTCAGCATGAGACCCATCGGCACCATCAGCAGAATGAGTCTGACTGTCTTCAGCTAAGTGTGATTTGCAATCTTTGTCTTCTTCTGGGTTACCCGGGTCTTCTTTAACCTCCTCGTTCATCTTGAAAGTATATTGCTTGGGAACTATGGGCTGGAACTGTGCTTCTTCCGGGCTGGAATTAGAGTCTATGctggatgggaggggagatggaggtTGCACTCGAATAACTGGCTCTGTCAGAAGACCTGAGTCCGCACCTTTACTCAGCTGTGTCAGCTCAGGTTCACTCTCTGAGGAGGAAGAAGCCTTTCTGCTCTCTGAAGTCACCAAGACAGGGACGTCACTCTCACCCTCTGTGCTCCCCATCTGTTTCTGTTCGTCCACTTCTGCTGAACAGTCAGCATCGGGGTCCGAGGATGAGGAGGATTCATCTTGCCTGGGCTCTCTTTTGTAGTCCCTTTTTTGCTTTGCTTCTTGCTCAAGTTCATCAAACGTTTTAATTTTCGTTACCATTTTGAAcatttcctcttctggtgtgaaccTTTTTTTCTCCCCGTTTTCAGAGTCATCCTCCTCTGCACATTCATGAATCACAGCAGGTTTGGGTGTACTTGAATCTGAAGGTTTGGGTGTGACCTCATAACTAACTTCTTCAGAGCTGGGGGTGTCAGGGGAGAGGGGGCTTTTCCCTGAGCTCTCCATGAGTGATGTCTGCTCTAGACTGTCATCCTCAGCACTGCCATCGGGATCTCGAAGCAGCCGAGAACGCATGGAAGCCACTTCAGCAACAAGATCTGTTTTGGCAATAGCTGCAGGGAGAGGAAAGTGACTTGGGAGAATTCCTGCCTTCATTTTAGGCTCAACTGGGCTGCTTTCCAGGGAGTCCCTGCAAGGGGACTCTTTCAGGGGACTTGGTTCCAGAGAATCGGGAGTTTTGTGTGAGGAGTTATCTTCTAGCACAGGGCTGGCTTCCAGAGAGTCTTTGTGGCTGACTGCTAATGATTCATCAGCCATTGGGCTGAGGACCTCACTATCCCGGTTATGGAGAGGGAGTTCTAGCCCTTGGGGACTTCTAATGACTCCCTGGGGTTTTGGTTCTGTTCCCTCAACTGTCTTGACAGTAGCATCAGATGGTGGGAAGGCCTTTGTCACCTCTGAGGTAGCTAAGGATTCCTGAGTTTCACTTACTGCTTGTGTCTTACAAGCTGAACTAACAAGTGGGAGCTGACTGTCCCTGCAGGACCCTTCCTCAGTAAGTGCCTGGCATGTCTCATTTGCTAATGATACACTGTGGCTGCCAGGGCAGTCCTCTTGTTTGGAGCACACATCTTTGGGAGGGACTTGGGTAACCTCCTTCAGAACATGCTCTGAATCCCCAGGGACCCCAGCACCTTGTTTTTCAGAACTATCAGCAATGTCATTGGTTATAGGAAGCTCTTTTTCTGAATGAATGTCTGTGGGCGTTTCTACCTTGATAGTTTCCTTGGCCTCTCCAATTTGTTCCTTACTTTTCTTTGGTGAGAAAGAAAGACTCTCTGGACTTGTCTCAGGAGTTTCCGCTAGGCCCTCATGTTTGTAGCTCTCTTCTGAACTGATCTGAGGTGTGCCTTCCATCAAGCTGCCACAAGGTGAGCCCGCTATCACTTCCTGCTTCAGGCTTTCCGAACTGCCACCCAAAGCCCCACTCTGTAAAGACAGAGCTGGGAGGAACTCATCTTTCATGTAATCTAGTGGAAATGTCGTGTTGAAGGGACTCGTGATTACTTGGTCTAAATGAATCTGAGCCTTTTCTGTGTTCTCAGTGAGGCGGAATTGTTGGTATTTGTCATTGTCTTCTAACTCTTGCTTGATGACGTCAGAAAAGTCAGTGGAGGTTTTCCTGTCTGGGCTGATCTGGAGGTCCATGTCTTCCTGCTCATCCACAGTCTTCTCTTGAAGGGTCTCAGCCCCACGATGGCTTTCttctgctgctgccgccgccactGCCGCCGCCACCGGTGGAACTGCCTCGGGTGTTTTAATAACGGGGGTTCtctcaaacctttctctaaccgGATCTTCTGTCCTGAGCCCAACGGTGATGGTGGTAGAACGGAACCGTCTGGATTCCATGGCTCCCGTCACCTGGAATCTCTGGCCACGTTTGGCTGTCTGATTTTCTATTCTCTGGGTTTCTCTCTGGGTTACAGAgtggcctttttctttttctacccgACTTTTACTTTTGTCTTgtgactgtttttgttttgctgattTGTGCTCAAAGAGTCCTGTTTTGTGTTTAGATGGGTCCTGACCTGACTGGAAAGCTTTCATGAGCTCCCGGACAGACATTGTCTCCTCAATTCGTTCAGTTTTGGAGGTGGGCGATATGGGTGgctgtttttctgtctttcctggaGACACAGGTAGGTGCTTTTCATGTTTCCCAGTGGCAGACCCAGGTGCCTGCTTCTCCGGGGTTCTTATAGAAGGTGCACCGGGAGAGCGCTTTTCTGTTTTGCCAGGTGACACTGGAGGAtgtttctctgttcttccagatgaTGGCACAGGTGGACGTTTATCTGTTTTGCCTGAAGGTGACACAGGTGTGTGTCGTTCTGTTTTTATAGATGACACAGGGGAATGTCTTTCATTTTTGGTTGAGGGGGAACCAGGTGAATGTTTCTCGGGTTTACCAGAAAATACTGGTGAATGTCGTTCGGCTTTTGCTGAGGGCGACACAGGGGAGTGTTTCTCATTTTTGCTTGATGGTGACACTGGTGAGTGCCTTTCAGTTTTTGCAGAGGAAGTAAGGGAAGAGTGCCTTTCCATTTTAGAGGAAGGAGAGGACTTTGAAGAGGGCGACACAACTGGGTGTGTCCTGGGAGTGGTCTTTTTGGGCACATCCTCTTTGCCTTTGACTCTGACTGGCAACTTGCTTCGACCTTTCTGCTCATCCTCCACTCGCTTCTGAAGAGCCTTCACTTTGTCCTTTATGGAACCAATAGGAGTTTCTTCTATCAGAGGAGAGGTGGCCTTGGCAGTGGGAAGGGGTTCAGGGGCCAGGCCCCGGTCTTCATCTACTGACTCCTCTGAGCTACCTTTCTTAAGTTCAGTCTTTTCTTCGCTGCCTTGTGggctttcctctttctgtttctgtttctcttttagtTTCCGCCGCACTGGCTTCTTTATCACTAGGCTCGGTTTAACCTGCTTCTGAGCGCTCTGTTTCTCCTCTGCTGGGGAGGTCTTGCCTTTATTACTCTCAGAACTCTTGACAATGGCTGAAGCCTGGCTTGTCTCCCCTGACTTTTCTGGAGCTGTTTGTGGCTTCTTTTCATGAGTACCCGTGTATGAATTTAGGTCATCTGTGAGGTAGTTCACTAACCCAGTGGAGTCCTTCTCTACTTTGGTCTTGGTCTCTCTGTctactctgacctctacacatgggTGTTCAGCGATTTCTACCGGGGCATGCTGCTTGGCCTCTTCGATTTCCTCATCGCTGACAATAACCCATTCCTCCTCTAGCTCCCGCTCAGACTGAGAACTCCGCACACTGCCTTCGTCTCTCATGTACGTTCCACTTCTCAGGATCGCATTCACCTTCTCTAAGTCCTCTTTGACTCTCTCTACAATTTCAAAGGGCTCGCCTGGCTCTTCTTCACCAGCCTTTGCCAGCTCCTTCACTTTGATGGAACCTGCCTTATCAGACACATCTGTGGTCAAGATGGCCGTCATTTTGATCAAATCTTGTTTCATCTCAGAAACTTCAGAGAGCAAGTCCGGACTTGCTAAGACAGGAACTTCATTAACCAGATGGCTTTTCAGGACAGATGTTTCTGTCGACTCTGTCTCATCATCTTTGATGTGAATGAAAAACATTGAAagtaaaatggaaatcaaaaaagaTAGTGGCAAATGTAATCAGGACCAAAACAACACAGCGTCTTTtcctggtggtgggaggggcaacAGAATGGGCTGGGAATGGTGGATCCACAAGGTCTCAAGGAACAAGAGCAAAGCAAGGCTAACGGAAAAAATAACTGAAAAGGAAAATGAGCAGGAAATAACTTGCTTAATTTTCTCACTGtagcacattcatacatacaacaAAGCTATCACAAATACTCACgacatacataaaaaaatcacaaatcaaaAAGAAAGAGCGCAGTGAAATTACACAGAGGCATCTCAAGATTG carries:
- the Ank2 gene encoding ankyrin-2 isoform X13; amino-acid sequence: MAAQENHIDVVKYLLENGANQSTATEDGFTPLAVALQQGHNQAVAILLENDTKGKVRLPALHIAARKDDTKSAALLLQNDHNADVQSKMMVNRTTESGFTPLHIAAHYGNVNVATLLLNRGAAVDFTARNGITPLHVASKRGNTNMVKLLLDRGGQIDAKTRDGLTPLHCAARSGHDQVVELLLERGAPLLARTKNGLSPLHMAAQGDHVECVKHLLQHKAPVDDVTLDYLTALHVAAHCGHYRVTKLLLDKRANPNARALNGFTPLHIACKKNRIKVMELLVKYGASIQAITESGLTPIHVAAFMGHLNIVLLLLQNGASPDVTNIRGETALHMAARAGQVEVVRCLLRNGALVDARAREEQTPLHIASRLGKTEIVQLLLQHMAHPDAATTNGYTPLHISAREGQVDVASVLLEAGAAHSLATKKGFTPLHVAAKYGSLDVAKLLLQRRAAADSAGKNGYTPLHIAAKKNQMQIASTLLNYGAETNTVTKQGVTPLHLASQEGHTDMVTLLLEKGANIHMSTKSGLTSLHLAAQEDKVNVADILTKHGADQDAYTKLGYTPLIVACHYGNVKMVNFLLKQGANVNAKTKNGYTPLHQAAQQGHTHIINVLLQHGAKPNATTANGNTALAIAKRLGYISVVDTLKVVTEEVTTTTTTITEKHKLNVPETMTEVLDVSDEEALKQFGDHFIDGEALSDSGDDTVTGDGGEYLRPEDLKELGDDSLPSSQFLDGMNYLRYSLEGGRSDSLRSFSSDRSHTLSHASYLRDSAMIDDTVVIPSHQVSALAKEAERNSYRLSWGTENLDNVALSSSPIHSGRASPCLDRDNSRRCLPKRPCFLVSFMVDARGGAMRGCRHNGLRIIIPPRKCTAPTRVTCRLVKRHRLATMPPMVEGEGLASRLIEVGPSGAQFLGKLHLPTAPPPLNEGESLVSRILQLGPPGTKFLGPVIVEIPHFAALRGKERELVVLRSENGDSWKEHFCEYTEDELNEILNGMDEVLDSPEDLEKKRICRIITRDFPQYFAVVSRIKQDSNLIGPEGGVLSSTVVSQVQAVFPEGALTKRIRVGLQAQPMHSELVKKILGNKATFSPIVTLEPRRRKFHKPITMTIPVPKASSDVMLNGFGGDAPTLRLLCSITGGTTPAQWEDITGTTPLTFVNECVSFTTNVSARFWLIDCRQIQESVAFASQVYREIICVPYMAKFVVFAKSHDPIEARLRCFCMTDDKVDKTLEQQENFSEVARSRDVEVLEGKPIYVDCFGNLVPLTKSGQHHIFSFFAFKENRLPLFVKVRDTTQEPCGRLSFMKEPKSTRGLVHQAICNLNITLPIYAKESESDQEQEEEICMTSEKNDETESTETSVLKSHLVNEVPVLASPDLLSEVSEMKQDLIKMTAILTTDVSDKAGSIKVKELAKAGEEEPGEPFEIVERVKEDLEKVNAILRSGTYMRDEGSVRSSQSERELEEEWVIVSDEEIEEAKQHAPVEIAEHPCVEVRVDRETKTKVEKDSTGLVNYLTDDLNSYTGTHEKKPQTAPEKSGETSQASAIVKSSESNKGKTSPAEEKQSAQKQVKPSLVIKKPVRRKLKEKQKQKEESPQGSEEKTELKKGSSEESVDEDRGLAPEPLPTAKATSPLIEETPIGSIKDKVKALQKRVEDEQKGRSKLPVRVKGKEDVPKKTTPRTHPVVSPSSKSSPSSKMERHSSLTSSAKTERHSPVSPSSKNEKHSPVSPSAKAERHSPVFSGKPEKHSPGSPSTKNERHSPVSSIKTERHTPVSPSGKTDKRPPVPSSGRTEKHPPVSPGKTEKRSPGAPSIRTPEKQAPGSATGKHEKHLPVSPGKTEKQPPISPTSKTERIEETMSVRELMKAFQSGQDPSKHKTGLFEHKSAKQKQSQDKSKSRVEKEKGHSVTQRETQRIENQTAKRGQRFQVTGAMESRRFRSTTITVGLRTEDPVRERFERTPVIKTPEAVPPVAAAVAAAAAEESHRGAETLQEKTVDEQEDMDLQISPDRKTSTDFSDVIKQELEDNDKYQQFRLTENTEKAQIHLDQVITSPFNTTFPLDYMKDEFLPALSLQSGALGGSSESLKQEVIAGSPCGSLMEGTPQISSEESYKHEGLAETPETSPESLSFSPKKSKEQIGEAKETIKVETPTDIHSEKELPITNDIADSSEKQGAGVPGDSEHVLKEVTQVPPKDVCSKQEDCPGSHSVSLANETCQALTEEGSCRDSQLPLVSSACKTQAVSETQESLATSEVTKAFPPSDATVKTVEGTEPKPQGVIRSPQGLELPLHNRDSEVLSPMADESLAVSHKDSLEASPVLEDNSSHKTPDSLEPSPLKESPCRDSLESSPVEPKMKAGILPSHFPLPAAIAKTDLVAEVASMRSRLLRDPDGSAEDDSLEQTSLMESSGKSPLSPDTPSSEEVSYEVTPKPSDSSTPKPAVIHECAEEDDSENGEKKRFTPEEEMFKMVTKIKTFDELEQEAKQKRDYKREPRQDESSSSSDPDADCSAEVDEQKQMGSTEGESDVPVLVTSESRKASSSSESEPELTQLSKGADSGLLTEPVIRVQPPSPLPSSIDSNSSPEEAQFQPIVPKQYTFKMNEEVKEDPGNPEEDKDCKSHLAEDSQTHSADGADGSHADLNRETPQLEACDGHGCKAVSPSNSATPVSLGVQSPECHDVDKPLAIDNDSLALQDTHGSDLEEREFDPSRVESTQASLPSEHSSLSSSSHCAVPEENESAKEISSPSSPVKVEVTVTDPVLESMSEDCPTQEASTTTHTERFAMDGPVSDIAETDENSHPQITSPYENVASSSFFSGEPSNFQTDTCHPTVVHSPEVYSVIIRSSPEDVIMTSSSSRTDSGEASNCEGHDLDTECEQKSALWPMQSDEPPLSVAPTTPNAPVVTGEQVSKVIITKTDVDADSWSEIREDDAAFEARVKEEEQKIFGLMVDRQSQGTTPDTTPARTPTEEGTPTSEQNPFLFQEGKLFEMTRSGAIDMTKRSYADESLHFFQIGQDSNEETISEDLKEGATGAEPPQTETTSESLELSGPKEAMDDEGELVPDDVSEEIEDLPASDADLDSKVVISASTETPTKEAVSTVAEEPATMQWSDSLSTVKQTSCPTFPEPVGQLDFSTVTRSVYSDRDDESPDSSPEEQKSVIEIPTAPMENVPSAEIKPQIPIRTLPTSVSAPPSAEDESAFSDDFPSGLDGESEEDGAKPKSKIPIKAPPQRTEWHPSHPDISLQKSGVPQGQDVLSRGPDGRSKSESDASSLDAKTKCPVKARSYIETETESRERAEGFESESEEGATKPKLFASRLPVKSRSTSSSSRTGTSPTRESREHFFDLYRNSIEFFEEISDEASKLVDRLTQSEREQEPPSDDESSSALEVSVIENLPPVDTEHSAPEDIFDTRPIWDESIETMIERIPDENGHDRAEDPQDEQERMEERLAYIADHLGFSWTELARELDFTEEQIHQIRIENPNSLQDQSHALLKYWLERDGKHATDTVLIECLTKINRMDIVHLLETNTEPLQERMGRTYAEMEQTITLDHSEGFSVLPEELCAVKEKKEQEASKESESSDHPPMVSEEDISVGYSTFQDCIPKTEGDSPAAALSPQMHQESVQQDFSGKMQDQQEYYVTTPGAEVEDTQKATVIPDSLCKTPEDISTPPEEAKPCLQTPVAIEHASPIVQEPEEASEPKEESSPRKTSLVIVESTDDQPQVFEKLDGDAAFQKELTEELGELEASSDEEAMVTTRVVRRRVIIQGDDMPDIPPETVTEEEYVDENGHTVVKKVTRKIIRRYVSSDGTEKEEITMQGMPQEPVNIEDGDSYSKVIKRVVLKSDTQLSEVTLSEPSIVSGTSQFQAEPVEGRRVSKVVKTTMVHGERMEKSLGDSSLATDLPSAKEDFEEALGYTGSHMKVHLPSLVENEILKEDGSIIKRTTMSKARTQRRAVVKDQQGKCINLEHLEDVPGALDQDDLQRDLQQLLRHFCKENTKQEAK